A single window of Hyla sarda isolate aHylSar1 chromosome 2, aHylSar1.hap1, whole genome shotgun sequence DNA harbors:
- the LOC130357039 gene encoding olfactory receptor 52D1-like, producing MTIGCVLKGLKEKKLLKCDSSVLFCTLRGKMLNRTDSHPSLLTLNFGPMTDIKYIYSAITLLGFLIIVLSNCAVISAVALHRSLQEPMYIFISVLCLNGLYGSFAFFPNLFVNLISKTQTISYTGCITQVFCIHTYMGAELAILSVMAYDRYLCICNPLRYPTIMTLTMVQKLVVSAWLYIICLFTVHSALTIRLPLCDSFILKIYCDNWSVVRFLCIDTTVNNIYGFFITALVIVLLPVLIFISYIEIIIVCVQATKDFRAKSLQTCTPHLVIITNFVVNVLFEILLHRFSPTNLPYEVRTVMSLQFLVVPPILNPLIYGLKTKKIRVKMLKLLSPKSKITTEKWYMGVMNGFIL from the coding sequence ATGActattggctgtgtcctcaaggggttaaaagagaaaaAATTGTTAAAGTGTGACTCAAGTGTCTTGTTCTGCACCTTAAGAGGGAAGATGTTGAATAGAACCGACTCTCATCCTTCCCTCCTGACCCTCAACTTTGGGCCAATGACAGACATAAAATACATCTACAGCGCCATCACGTTGCTTGGTTTCCTTATCATCGTGTTGTCCAACTGTGCGGTTATCTCTGCCGTGGCCCTACACAGGAGTCTCCAGGAGCCCATGTACATCTTCATATCAGTCCTGTGCCTCAATGGACTCTACGGGAGCTTCGCCTTCTTCCCAAACCTATTTGTAAACCTTATTAGCAAAACACAAACCATCTCCTACACGGGCTGCATCACTCAGGTCTTCTGTATTCACACCTACATGGGAGCAGAACTGGCCATCCTGTCTGTCATGGCATATGACCGATACTTGTGCATCTGCAACCCCTTGAGGTACCCCACTATTATGACCTTGACCATGGTCCAGAAGCTGGTTGTCTCAGCTTGGTTGTACATTATCTGTCTGTTTACAGTTCACTCTGCGTTGACCATTAGGCTTCCTCTATGTGACTCCTTCATCCTGAAGATATACTGCGACAATTGGTCAGTGGTGAGGTTTCTCTGCATCGACACAACAGTCAACAATATCTATGGGTTCTTCATCACCGCATTGGTCATAGTCCTTTTGCCGGTGCTGATCTTTATTTCCTACATTGAGATCATAATAGTTTGTGTCCAGGCCACCAAGGACTTCCGAGCCAAGTCCCTACAAACGTGCACCCCTCACTTGGTCATCATCACTAACTTTGTGGTTAATGTGTTATTTGAGATCCTGCTCCATCGATTCAGTCCCACCAATCTCCCCTATGAGGTGAGGACAGTGATGTCCTTGCAGTTTCTGGTGGTCCCACCGATTCTGAACCCCCTAATCTATGGACTGAAAACCAAGAAAATACGAGTGAAGATGCTGAAGCTTCTGTCTCCAAAATCCAAAATCACCACAGAAAAGTGGTATATGGGTGTCATGAATGGATTCATATTATAG